In Neoarius graeffei isolate fNeoGra1 chromosome 17, fNeoGra1.pri, whole genome shotgun sequence, a single window of DNA contains:
- the LOC132864381 gene encoding zona pellucida sperm-binding protein 4-like produces MATTRLSLVGLGFLLVSSISASLLPVKLPPQGPWLPLKPTLQPQTPGQVDKCQVQGYERVPCGEPGIKATQCNAINCCFDGQGCYYGKTVTVQCTLDGQFVLVVARDTTLPRISLDSISLLGGNTGPCSPIDSNTAFAIYQFPVTACGTTMKVQPGYVVYENQMLSSYEVEVGDRGSVTRDTHFELAFQCKYSGVGFGALSIGTSSNLDPLPVVASGPFQVELRLGKGSCVTKGCAEEQVAYTSYYSAMDYPVTKVLREPVYVEVHIAGRTDPNIVLVLGSCWATASPNPYSLPQWDLLVNGCPYKDDRYLTKLIPVTGASGLAYPTHFRRFVLKMFTFVDQTSVTPVREMLYIHCSTSVCVPTAQDSCEPMCTRRSR; encoded by the exons ATGGCAACTACAAGGTTAAGTTTGGTGGGTTTGGGGTTTCTTCTTGTGAGCAGTATATCTGCATCCTTGCTACCTGTGAAATTGCCTCCTCAAGGTCCTTGGCTTCCCTTGAAGCCTACTTTGCAGCCACAGACACCTGGCCAGGTTGATAAATGTCAAGTGCAGGGCTATGAAAGGGTTCCTTGTGGGGAACCTGGTATAAAGGCTACTCAATGCAATGCTATCAACTGCTGTTTTGATGGCCAGGGGTGCTATTATGGAAAAACAG TGACTGTCCAGTGTACCCTTGATGGCCAGTTTGTGTTGGTGGTGGCCAGAGACACCACACTTCCCAGGATAAGCCTGGATTCTATCAGCCTGTTGGGAGGGAACACTGGACCCTGTAGTCCTATTGACTCCAATACAGCCTTTGCTATATACCAGTTTCCTGTAACTGCTTGTGGGACTACCATGAAG GTACAACCTGGTTATGTGGTCTATGAAAACCAGATGCTTTCCTCTTATGAAGTTGAAGTTGGAGATCGTGGCTCTGTTACAAGAGACACTCACTttga GCTTGCTTTCCAGTGCAAATATTCAGGTGTTGGCTTTGGGGCTTTGTCCATTGGAACATCGTCCAATCTTGATCCTCTGCCTGTTGTTGCTTCTGGACCATTCCAAGTAGAACTAAGACTAGGAAAAGGCTCCTGTGTCACCAAGGGTTGTGCAGAAG AACAAGTAGCCTATACCTCCTACTACAGTGCTATGGACTACCCTGTGACAAAGGTTCTGAGGGAGCCTGTGTATGTTGAGGTGCACATTGCTGGGAGAACTGACCCAAATATTGTCCTGGTTTTGGGTAGCTGCTGGGCAACTGCTTCCCCTAACCCCTATAGCCTTCCCCAATGGGACCTTCTGGTGAATGG ATGTCCATACAAGGATGACCGTTACTTGACCAAGCTGATACCAGTGACTGGGGCATCTGGACTTGCATACCCTACCCATTTCAGACGTTTTGTCCTGAAGATGTTTACATTTGTGGATCAGACCTCTGTGACTCCAGTGCGAGAGATG CTCTACATCCACTGCAGTACATCTGTCTGTGTTCCAACTGCACAAGATTCTTGTGAACCCATGTGCACCAGAAGAAGTAGGTAG
- the LOC132864388 gene encoding tripartite motif-containing protein 29-like, which yields MAELQAASPAHCYAGPGDVECDSCIGRKRKATNTCLVCLASYCEAHLKPHYQSPAFKKHKLVEACAELQEKICSEHNKLIDIYCHTDQSFICYLCMIDEHKDHNTVSTKAERTQKQIELKEEQKKFQVKMQNKSQKVQQVKQTMDSIKMCYKAAVDDSERIFTEMISSMEKKRSKVTELIRAREKAELSRAERVLKQLEQEIADLQRRVTELEQLSHTHDHIHFLQSFPSLCVSPGCDDSPSFTVSQHLSFDGVRKSLSDLKK from the exons ATGGCTGaactccaagctgcttctcctgctcactgttacgctggacctggagatgtggagtgtgattcctGTATTGGAAGAAAACGCAAAGCCACTAATACCTGTCTGGTGTGTCTGGCCTCCTATTGTGAAGCTCATCTTAAACCTCACTATCAGTCTCCTGCCTTTAAGAAGCACAAGTTAGTTGAAGCCTGTGCAgagctccaagagaagatctgctctgaacacaACAAACTGATTGATATCTACTGCCATACTGACCAAAGCTTCATCTGTTATTTATGTATGATAGATGAACACAAAGACCACAATACGGTTTCAACTAAAGCAGAAAGAACTcagaaacag ATTGAGCTAAAGGAGGAGCAGAAGAAATTCCAGGTGAAGATGCAGAATAAGAGCCAAAAGGTGCAACAGGTGAAACAGACTATGGACTCTATTAAG ATGTGTTATAAGGCAGCAGTagatgacagtgagaggatctttactgagatgatcagctccatggagaaaaagcgctcaaAGGTGACAGAGCTGATCAGAGCTCGGGAGaaagctgaactgagtcgagctgaacgagtcctgaagcaactggagcaggagattgctgatcttcagaggagagtcactgagctggagcagctttcacacacacacgatcacatccacttcctccag agtttcccatctctctgtgtttctcctggATGTGACGACTCCCCCAGCTTCACTGTCagtcaacatctctcatttgatggagtgaggaaatctctctcagatctgaaaaaatGA
- the LOC132864383 gene encoding zona pellucida sperm-binding protein 4-like, with the protein MAITRLSLVGLGFLLVSSISASLLPVKLPPQGPWLPLKPTLQPQTPGQVDKCQVQGYERVPCGEPGIKATQCNAINCCFDGQGCYYGKTVTVQCTLDGQFVLVVARDTTLPRISLDSISLLGGNTGPCSPIDSNTAFAIYQFPVTACGTTMKVQPGYVVYENQMLSSYEVEVGDRGSVTRDTHFELAFQCKYSGVGFGALSIGTSSNLDPLPVVASGPFQVELRLGKGSCVTKGCAEEQVAYTSYYSAMDYPVTKVLREPVYVEVHIAGRTDPNIVLVLGSCWATASPNPYSLPQWDLLVNGCPYKDDRYLTKLIPVTGASGLAYPTHFRRFVLKMFTFVDQTSVTPVREMLYIHCSTSVCVPTAQDSCEPMCTRRSR; encoded by the exons ATGGCAATCACAAGGTTAAGTTTGGTGGGTTTGGGGTTTCTTCTTGTGAGCAGTATATCTGCATCCTTGCTACCTGTGAAATTGCCTCCTCAAGGTCCTTGGCTTCCCTTGAAGCCTACTTTGCAGCCACAGACACCTGGCCAGGTTGATAAATGTCAAGTGCAGGGCTATGAAAGGGTTCCTTGTGGGGAACCTGGTATAAAGGCTACTCAATGCAATGCTATCAACTGCTGTTTTGATGGCCAGGGGTGCTATTATGGAAAAACAG TGACTGTCCAGTGTACCCTTGATGGCCAGTTTGTGTTGGTGGTGGCCAGAGACACCACACTTCCCAGGATAAGCCTGGATTCTATCAGCCTGTTGGGAGGGAACACTGGACCCTGTAGTCCTATTGACTCCAATACAGCCTTTGCTATATACCAGTTTCCTGTAACTGCTTGTGGGACTACCATGAAG GTACAACCTGGTTATGTGGTCTATGAAAACCAGATGCTTTCCTCTTATGAAGTTGAAGTTGGAGATCGTGGCTCTGTTACAAGAGACACTCACTttga GCTTGCTTTCCAGTGCAAATATTCAGGTGTTGGCTTTGGGGCTTTGTCCATTGGAACATCGTCCAATCTTGATCCTCTGCCTGTTGTTGCTTCTGGACCATTCCAAGTAGAACTAAGACTAGGAAAAGGCTCCTGTGTCACCAAGGGTTGTGCAGAAG AACAAGTAGCCTATACCTCCTACTACAGTGCTATGGACTACCCTGTGACAAAGGTTCTGAGGGAGCCTGTGTATGTTGAGGTGCACATTGCTGGGAGGACTGACCCAAATATTGTCCTGGTTTTGGGTAGCTGCTGGGCAACTGCTTCCCCTAACCCCTATAGCCTTCCCCAATGGGACCTTCTGGTGAATGG ATGTCCATACAAGGATGACCGTTACTTGACCAAGCTGATACCAGTGACTGGGGCATCTGGACTTGCATACCCTACCCATTTCAGACGTTTTGTCCTGAAGATGTTTACATTTGTGGATCAGACCTCTGTGACTCCAGTGCGAGAGATG CTCTACATCCACTGCAGTACATCTGTCTGTGTTCCAACTGCACAAGATTCTTGTGAACCCATGTGCACCAGAAGAAGTAGGTAG